Proteins from one Mesorhizobium sp. M9A.F.Ca.ET.002.03.1.2 genomic window:
- a CDS encoding efflux RND transporter permease subunit, with the protein MSGFFINRPIFAWVIAIVIMLGGLLALQSLPISQYPQIAPTTVNISASYPGADAQTVENSVTKVIEQGMTGIDNLDYMTATSTSTGEASITLTFTSGANADTAQVQTQNKLQLVQSQLPQVVQNNGITVSKSSTGFLMVVGFVSSDGKMNSTDLADYVDSTVNDTLKRVEGVGSTQLFGSGYAMRIWLDPDKLAQYSLMPSDVATAVEAQNTQVSAGQLGGLPARKGQQLNATVTAKSRLQTAEQFRNIILKSNTDGSLVRLNDVAKVEIGAESYTTQAHYNGNPAAGVAVSLATGANAINTAEAVRTTINRLSSTFPQGVEVVYPYDTSPFVRLSIEEVVKTLAEAIVLVFLVMFVFLQNFRATIIPTIAVPVVLLGTFGVLSFFGYSINTLTMFAMVLAIGLLVDDAIVVVENVERVMQEEGLPPKEATRKSMNEITGALIGIATVLSAVFVPMAFFGGSTGIIYRQFSVTIVSAMVLSVLVALVLTPALCATILRPAKDHATQRGPFGWFNRMFDRGTIAYRDGSHGIINRSWRFLAVFLAIVIAMGWMFARLPSSFLPDEDQGILITSASLPVGATQDRTERVLAEVTNHYLNEEKDAVEGVFTASGFGFGGAGQNVGIAFVRMKDFDQRKTSALSVSAVAGRAMGAFSKIRDAQVFALAPPAIQGFGNTNGFDFYLQDVNGAGHEALIQTRNQLLGLAAKSTLLANTRPNGQEDQPQFSVDIDQEKASALGISLADINNTLSTAWGSDYVNDFIDRGRVKPVYLQSDPDFRMQPEDLDKWQVRNSGDAMVPFSAFASSHWTFGSPRLERYNGSAAVEIQGAAATGVSSGAAMDEIDRLVAQLPAGYSHEWTGLSHQEKLSGNQALSLYAISALVVFLCLAALYESWSIPFAVMLSVPIGIFGALLAATLFGQTNDVYFKVGLLTTIGLAAKNAILIVEFAIERQTAGMGLVEATLDAARQRLRPILMTSLAFILGVTPLAIASGAGSGAQNSVGIGVMGGMIAATVIGVFLVPLLFVTVRRIFKGRAAKQDTGQDTGETPTIAKQQ; encoded by the coding sequence ATGTCGGGATTCTTCATCAACCGGCCGATCTTCGCCTGGGTGATCGCCATCGTGATCATGCTGGGCGGCCTCTTGGCGCTGCAATCGCTGCCGATCTCGCAATACCCGCAGATCGCTCCAACCACGGTCAACATCAGCGCCAGCTATCCCGGCGCCGACGCCCAGACCGTCGAGAACTCGGTGACCAAGGTCATCGAGCAAGGCATGACCGGCATCGACAATCTCGACTATATGACGGCGACGTCGACCTCGACCGGAGAGGCCTCGATCACGCTGACCTTCACCAGCGGCGCCAACGCGGACACCGCCCAGGTTCAGACGCAGAACAAGCTGCAGCTCGTGCAGTCGCAGCTGCCGCAGGTGGTCCAGAACAACGGCATCACCGTCTCCAAATCCTCGACCGGCTTCCTGATGGTCGTCGGCTTCGTCTCCAGCGATGGCAAGATGAACTCGACCGACCTCGCGGACTATGTTGACTCAACCGTCAACGACACGCTGAAGCGCGTCGAAGGCGTCGGCTCGACGCAGCTTTTCGGCTCCGGCTATGCCATGCGCATCTGGCTCGACCCGGACAAACTAGCGCAATATTCGCTGATGCCGAGCGATGTCGCCACGGCCGTCGAGGCGCAGAACACGCAGGTTTCGGCCGGCCAGCTCGGCGGCCTCCCGGCGCGCAAGGGCCAACAGCTCAACGCCACGGTGACGGCGAAGAGCCGGCTGCAGACCGCCGAGCAGTTCCGCAACATCATCCTGAAGAGCAATACCGACGGCTCGCTGGTGCGGCTGAACGATGTCGCCAAGGTCGAGATCGGCGCCGAAAGCTACACCACCCAAGCCCATTACAACGGCAACCCGGCCGCCGGCGTCGCCGTCAGCCTGGCGACCGGCGCCAACGCGATCAACACGGCGGAAGCGGTACGCACGACGATCAATCGCCTGAGTTCGACCTTCCCGCAAGGCGTCGAGGTCGTCTACCCGTACGACACCTCGCCCTTCGTGCGCCTGTCGATCGAGGAAGTGGTGAAGACGCTCGCCGAAGCGATCGTGCTCGTGTTCCTGGTGATGTTCGTCTTCCTGCAGAATTTCCGCGCGACCATCATTCCGACGATTGCCGTGCCGGTGGTGCTGCTCGGCACGTTCGGCGTGCTCTCCTTCTTCGGCTATTCGATCAACACGCTCACCATGTTCGCCATGGTTCTGGCCATCGGCCTGCTTGTCGACGACGCCATCGTCGTGGTCGAGAATGTCGAGCGCGTCATGCAGGAGGAAGGCCTGCCGCCGAAGGAGGCGACGCGCAAATCGATGAACGAGATCACCGGCGCGCTGATCGGCATCGCCACCGTGCTGTCGGCCGTGTTCGTGCCGATGGCCTTCTTCGGCGGCTCCACCGGCATCATCTACCGGCAATTCTCCGTCACCATCGTCTCGGCGATGGTGCTCTCGGTGCTGGTGGCACTGGTGCTGACGCCGGCGCTCTGCGCCACCATCCTGCGCCCTGCCAAGGACCATGCGACGCAAAGGGGTCCGTTCGGCTGGTTCAACCGCATGTTCGATCGCGGCACCATCGCCTACCGCGACGGCTCGCACGGCATCATCAACCGTTCCTGGCGCTTCCTCGCCGTGTTCCTCGCCATCGTCATCGCCATGGGCTGGATGTTTGCCCGGCTGCCGAGCTCGTTCCTGCCGGATGAGGATCAGGGCATCCTGATCACCAGCGCATCGCTGCCGGTCGGCGCGACGCAGGACCGTACCGAGCGCGTGCTGGCTGAGGTGACCAACCACTATCTGAACGAAGAGAAGGACGCGGTCGAAGGCGTGTTCACGGCTTCCGGCTTCGGCTTCGGCGGCGCCGGGCAGAATGTCGGCATCGCCTTCGTGCGGATGAAGGATTTCGACCAGCGCAAGACCTCGGCCCTTTCCGTGTCTGCGGTCGCCGGCCGCGCCATGGGCGCCTTCTCCAAGATCAGGGATGCCCAGGTCTTCGCCCTCGCCCCACCCGCCATCCAGGGTTTCGGCAACACCAACGGCTTCGATTTCTACCTGCAGGATGTCAATGGCGCCGGCCATGAGGCGTTGATCCAGACGCGCAACCAGCTTCTCGGCTTGGCCGCGAAGAGCACGCTGCTCGCCAACACACGCCCCAACGGCCAGGAGGACCAGCCGCAATTTTCGGTCGATATCGACCAGGAAAAGGCCAGCGCGCTCGGCATCAGCCTCGCCGACATCAACAACACGCTGTCGACCGCCTGGGGCAGCGACTACGTCAACGACTTCATCGATCGCGGCCGGGTGAAGCCTGTCTATCTGCAGTCTGATCCGGACTTCCGCATGCAGCCGGAAGATCTCGACAAATGGCAAGTCCGCAACTCCGGCGACGCCATGGTGCCGTTCTCGGCCTTCGCCTCCAGCCACTGGACATTCGGCTCGCCCAGGCTCGAACGCTATAACGGGTCGGCGGCGGTCGAGATCCAGGGCGCGGCGGCCACGGGCGTCAGTTCGGGTGCGGCGATGGACGAGATCGACAGGCTGGTGGCGCAGCTGCCCGCCGGATATTCCCACGAATGGACCGGACTGTCGCATCAGGAGAAGCTTTCAGGCAACCAGGCGCTGTCGCTGTATGCGATTTCGGCGCTGGTCGTGTTCCTGTGCCTGGCCGCGCTTTACGAAAGCTGGTCGATCCCGTTCGCGGTCATGCTGTCGGTGCCGATCGGCATCTTCGGCGCGTTGCTGGCGGCGACCCTGTTCGGCCAGACCAACGACGTCTATTTCAAGGTCGGGTTGCTGACCACGATAGGGCTTGCCGCCAAGAACGCCATCCTCATCGTCGAGTTCGCCATCGAGCGGCAGACCGCCGGCATGGGTCTTGTCGAGGCGACGCTGGACGCGGCGCGACAAAGGCTGCGACCGATCCTGATGACGTCGCTGGCCTTCATCCTCGGCGTGACGCCGCTGGCGATCGCCAGTGGCGCCGGCTCGGGGGCGCAGAACTCCGTCGGCATCGGCGTCATGGGCGGCATGATCGCTGCGACCGTGATCGGCGTGTTCCTCGTGCCGCTGCTGTTCGTCACGGTGCGACGCATCTTCAAGGGCAGGGCGGCCAAACAGGACACTGGGCAGGATACGGGCGAGACGCCGACAATAGCCAAACAGCAATAA
- a CDS encoding efflux RND transporter periplasmic adaptor subunit, translating into MRIQSSQSPLPVRRLPPWAGMLCAALLLVACSQEQSNAPAGMGGAGRPEVGVVTLHPQSVAITAELPGRTAASLIAEVRPQVDGIIQQRLFQEGAEVVAGQPLYLIDPASYQAAYDSAVAARQKAEAAVPTAQAKFDRYAGLLKQNVVSKQDYDDAAATLAQAQADVASAKASVETAKISLNRTSITAPIAGRIDKSTLTPGALVTANQETVLTTIRSLDPINVDVTQSSTNLLNLRQAINEGRLKFSGTNVSVKLKLDNGTIYAQNGKLEFAGANVDQSTGTFALRAQFPNPDRLLLPGMYVRAIVEEGVAQNSFLVPQRGVTRDPKGQATAMVVNAQGKVEQRVLSVRNSVGNNWLVDSGVGDGDRVIVEGLQLVRAGGDATAVEVTIDETTGEIKDREQNSASATAAGGNAAGAAKQPASGATGN; encoded by the coding sequence ATGCGCATCCAGTCTAGTCAGTCTCCGTTGCCGGTACGCCGGCTCCCGCCCTGGGCCGGAATGCTGTGCGCGGCGCTTCTTCTGGTTGCCTGCTCGCAGGAGCAGAGCAACGCCCCTGCAGGCATGGGGGGTGCCGGCAGGCCCGAGGTCGGCGTCGTGACGCTGCATCCGCAGTCGGTTGCGATCACCGCCGAACTGCCGGGCCGCACCGCCGCCTCCCTCATCGCCGAGGTGCGTCCGCAGGTCGATGGCATCATCCAGCAGCGCCTGTTTCAGGAGGGTGCCGAGGTGGTGGCGGGGCAGCCGCTCTACCTCATCGACCCGGCGAGCTATCAGGCCGCCTATGACAGCGCCGTCGCGGCCCGGCAGAAGGCTGAAGCCGCGGTGCCCACCGCCCAGGCCAAGTTCGACCGCTATGCCGGGCTGCTGAAGCAGAACGTCGTCTCGAAGCAGGATTATGACGATGCCGCGGCGACGCTGGCGCAGGCGCAGGCCGACGTCGCGTCGGCCAAGGCCAGCGTCGAAACCGCGAAGATCAGCCTCAATCGCACCTCGATCACCGCGCCGATCGCCGGAAGGATCGACAAATCGACATTGACGCCGGGAGCCTTGGTCACCGCCAACCAGGAAACGGTGCTGACCACCATTCGCTCGCTCGATCCGATCAATGTCGACGTCACGCAGTCGAGCACCAACCTGCTCAATCTGCGCCAGGCGATCAACGAAGGCCGGCTGAAATTCAGCGGGACCAATGTGAGCGTCAAGCTGAAGCTCGACAACGGCACCATCTACGCGCAGAACGGCAAGCTGGAATTCGCCGGCGCCAATGTCGACCAGTCGACCGGCACCTTCGCACTCAGAGCCCAGTTCCCCAATCCCGACCGGCTGCTCTTGCCCGGCATGTATGTGCGCGCCATCGTCGAGGAAGGCGTCGCCCAAAACAGCTTCCTAGTGCCGCAGCGCGGCGTCACCCGCGACCCCAAGGGCCAGGCGACGGCCATGGTCGTCAATGCCCAGGGCAAGGTCGAGCAGCGTGTGCTCAGCGTGCGCAACAGCGTCGGCAACAACTGGCTGGTGGATTCCGGCGTCGGCGACGGTGACCGCGTCATCGTCGAGGGCCTGCAGCTGGTGCGCGCCGGAGGCGACGCGACCGCGGTCGAAGTGACGATCGACGAGACGACCGGCGAGATCAAGGACCGCGAGCAGAATTCCGCCTCGGCGACCGCCGCCGGCGGCAATGCCGCCGGTGCCGCCAAGCAGCCGGCCTCCGGCGCAACCGGGAACTGA
- a CDS encoding efflux RND transporter permease subunit, producing MNAISSWSIRNPVPTIVLFLSLTIAGLYGFMQLRTNNMPDIDLPTVTVTVTQAGAAPSEMEVQVAQVIENAVASLDGVDDVSTSLSEGSSVTTVEFTLDTDPETAANDVRNAVSGVQSSLPAAAQAPVVAKVNATGNSVLTYVVEAPAMSPDALSWYIDNDVAKAMLGVDGVSKITRSGGVDRVIRVELDPDRLAALGISAGDVSQTLASINVNQPGGRTTIGSQEQSVRTLGSVTTVEALADTRVAFSKAGDVKLSDLGKVVDSWEKPRQSAYLDGREVVAFNIYRSVGSSEIDVVKAARAAIAEMGSKTSAAKFTEVTSSSGFVRESYDAAFEALWLGALLAIGVVWLFLRDIRATLVSAVAMPLSLIPTFAVMAAFDISLNNITLLALSLVVGILVDDAIVEIENIVRHMRQAGVSAYQAAIEAADEIGLAVVATTATIVAVFLPVAFMPGIPGKFFFSFAVAVCVSVLFSLLVARMLTPLMGAYLVRAGGHSEDDTPAWVPTYLWLLRKALDHRWVTLFAGIAFFAGSMALATQLPTEFMAATDRGRSMISVELQPGSTIEQTTAVVKDITKRLEADPAVDGIFATIGTAAESGGGPNRGSSSAEVRSANVTVNLKPRDERTVSQQEFEAAASPKLNDIAGARVQFGADGFSGAKVSITLVGDNGDALQQTSDALIDQMKSIPGLSNPTSTAATTKPELIVRPDSAKAAELGITPTEIAQTVKVATVGDTDTSLPKFNLGDRQVSIVVTLPDGAIDDPAKLAILPLTGSKGTAPLAAIADISFSAGPNSIARVDRSRSATVEADLSGITLGEATTAIRALPAMRNLPAGLHELARGDAARMQELFSGFATAIAAGILLMYLTLVLLFRGFVQPVTILVALPLSVGGALGFLLITGKALGISPLIGILMLIGIAAKNSILLVEYALMAEKERGMSRFEALLDAARKRARPIVMTSIAMGAGMLPIALGIGADAETRAPMAIAVIGGLISSTLLSLVYVPVVYTFMDDIQRFLGRHLSRLLVEPSDAGSQAASVISGKDPGHAHPV from the coding sequence ATGAACGCCATTTCCTCCTGGTCGATCCGCAATCCGGTTCCGACCATCGTCCTGTTCCTGTCGCTGACGATTGCCGGCCTCTACGGCTTCATGCAACTGCGCACCAACAACATGCCTGACATCGACCTGCCGACGGTCACCGTCACGGTGACGCAGGCGGGTGCGGCGCCGAGCGAGATGGAAGTGCAGGTCGCGCAGGTCATCGAGAACGCCGTGGCCAGCCTGGACGGCGTCGACGACGTCTCGACCTCGCTCAGCGAAGGCTCCTCGGTCACCACGGTCGAGTTCACGCTCGACACCGATCCCGAGACCGCCGCCAACGATGTGCGCAATGCGGTTTCCGGCGTGCAGTCCAGCCTGCCGGCGGCCGCCCAGGCGCCGGTGGTGGCGAAGGTCAATGCGACGGGCAATTCGGTGCTGACCTATGTGGTCGAGGCGCCAGCGATGTCGCCCGACGCGCTGAGCTGGTACATCGACAATGACGTCGCCAAGGCGATGCTCGGCGTCGACGGCGTGTCCAAGATCACCCGTTCGGGCGGCGTCGACCGGGTCATCCGCGTCGAACTCGATCCCGACCGGCTTGCAGCACTTGGGATCAGCGCCGGCGATGTCAGCCAGACGCTCGCGTCCATCAACGTCAACCAGCCGGGCGGCCGCACCACCATCGGCAGCCAGGAGCAGTCGGTGCGCACGCTGGGCAGCGTCACCACCGTCGAGGCGCTGGCCGATACGCGCGTTGCGTTCTCGAAAGCCGGCGACGTCAAACTCTCCGACCTCGGCAAGGTGGTCGACAGCTGGGAAAAGCCGCGCCAGTCCGCCTATCTCGACGGCAGGGAGGTCGTCGCCTTCAACATCTACAGGTCCGTCGGCTCGAGCGAGATCGACGTGGTCAAGGCCGCGCGCGCCGCGATCGCCGAGATGGGTTCGAAGACGAGCGCGGCAAAGTTCACCGAGGTCACCTCGTCTTCCGGCTTCGTAAGGGAAAGCTACGATGCGGCGTTCGAGGCGCTGTGGCTCGGCGCGCTGCTTGCCATCGGCGTCGTCTGGCTGTTCCTGCGTGACATCAGGGCGACGCTGGTGTCGGCGGTCGCCATGCCGCTGTCGCTGATCCCGACCTTCGCGGTGATGGCGGCGTTCGACATCTCGCTCAACAACATCACGCTGCTGGCCCTGTCGCTGGTGGTGGGCATCCTCGTCGACGACGCCATCGTCGAGATCGAGAACATCGTGCGCCACATGCGCCAGGCCGGCGTCAGCGCCTATCAGGCGGCGATCGAGGCCGCCGACGAGATCGGGCTCGCCGTGGTGGCGACCACCGCCACGATCGTCGCCGTCTTCCTGCCGGTGGCCTTCATGCCCGGCATTCCCGGAAAGTTCTTCTTCAGCTTCGCGGTCGCGGTCTGCGTGTCGGTGCTGTTTTCGCTGCTGGTGGCGCGCATGCTGACCCCGTTGATGGGCGCCTACCTGGTGCGCGCCGGCGGCCACAGCGAAGACGACACGCCGGCCTGGGTGCCAACCTATCTGTGGCTGCTGCGCAAGGCGCTCGACCATCGCTGGGTCACGCTTTTTGCCGGCATCGCTTTCTTCGCCGGTTCGATGGCGCTGGCGACGCAACTGCCGACCGAATTCATGGCGGCGACCGATCGCGGCCGCTCGATGATCTCGGTCGAGCTGCAGCCGGGATCGACGATCGAGCAGACAACGGCCGTGGTCAAGGACATCACCAAACGCCTGGAAGCTGATCCGGCGGTCGACGGCATCTTCGCCACGATCGGCACGGCGGCCGAGTCGGGTGGCGGACCGAACCGTGGGTCGAGCTCGGCCGAAGTGCGCAGCGCTAATGTCACCGTCAATCTGAAGCCGCGCGACGAGCGGACGGTCAGCCAGCAGGAATTCGAGGCCGCGGCCTCACCGAAGCTCAACGACATTGCGGGAGCCCGCGTTCAGTTCGGCGCCGATGGTTTTTCCGGCGCCAAGGTGTCGATTACACTGGTGGGCGACAATGGTGATGCGCTGCAGCAGACCAGCGATGCGCTGATCGACCAGATGAAGTCGATTCCCGGCCTCAGCAATCCGACCTCAACGGCCGCGACCACCAAGCCGGAGCTGATCGTGCGCCCCGACAGCGCCAAGGCGGCCGAGCTCGGCATCACCCCGACCGAGATCGCCCAGACCGTGAAAGTCGCTACCGTCGGCGACACCGACACCAGCCTGCCGAAATTCAATCTCGGCGATCGCCAGGTCTCGATCGTCGTGACCTTGCCCGATGGCGCCATCGACGATCCCGCGAAGCTCGCCATCCTGCCGCTGACCGGCAGCAAGGGCACGGCGCCGCTTGCCGCCATCGCCGACATCAGCTTCAGCGCCGGCCCGAACAGCATTGCGCGGGTGGACCGCAGCCGCAGCGCCACCGTCGAGGCGGACCTTTCGGGCATCACGCTCGGCGAGGCGACCACGGCGATCCGCGCTCTACCGGCCATGCGGAACTTGCCGGCGGGCTTGCATGAACTGGCGCGCGGCGACGCCGCCCGCATGCAGGAACTGTTCTCAGGCTTTGCCACGGCGATCGCCGCCGGTATCCTGCTGATGTACCTGACGCTGGTCCTGCTTTTCCGCGGCTTCGTGCAGCCGGTGACGATCCTGGTGGCGCTGCCACTGTCGGTCGGCGGTGCTCTGGGTTTCTTGCTGATCACCGGCAAGGCGCTTGGCATATCGCCGCTGATCGGCATTTTGATGCTGATTGGCATCGCGGCCAAAAACTCGATCCTGCTCGTAGAGTACGCTCTGATGGCGGAGAAGGAGCGCGGCATGAGTCGCTTCGAGGCACTGCTCGACGCCGCGCGCAAGCGGGCGCGGCCGATCGTCATGACGTCGATCGCCATGGGCGCCGGCATGCTGCCGATCGCGCTTGGCATCGGCGCCGACGCCGAGACGCGCGCGCCGATGGCGATCGCAGTGATCGGCGGACTCATCTCCTCGACCCTGCTCAGTCTCGTCTACGTGCCGGTGGTCTACACCTTCATGGATGACATCCAGCGCTTCCTCGGCCGGCATCTCAGCCGGCTCCTGGTGGAACCATCCGATGCCGGCAGCCAGGCGGCTTCAGTAATTTCAGGGAAAGATCCAGGCCATGCGCATCCAGTCTAG
- a CDS encoding efflux RND transporter periplasmic adaptor subunit, producing MAASSSRKKYLLLCAVILAIAVAAILKAYGRGNADAGEAGAAANRVAAVAQASLTVSVETVRKDEIAAAITATGTAQAWQEAAIGAQTSGLQLTEVLVAEGDHVSKGEVIARLDDTVLRAQLAEQKAATEQARATLEAAETAAARARKLIASNAISAETAEEKATTVKTSQAQLAQAEAAADNIAAQLARTEIHAPFDGTVSTRPAVAGSIVQSGTELMRIVRDGKVEVAVQVPEKNLASITTGQAATITDASGKVSSGKVGSIAENVDGTTRLGTVYVAPQDNSGLKPGMFARVSIATSTAEVLNVAESAMTWRDGRPGVFVVGKDGKVAARSVETGSHWDGRVAIVSGLSEGESVVVSGAGLLNDGNLVRVAAGDSDQAVSSAETAR from the coding sequence ATGGCCGCTAGTTCATCGCGCAAGAAATACCTGCTGCTTTGCGCCGTCATTCTTGCCATTGCGGTCGCCGCCATACTCAAGGCCTATGGCCGTGGCAATGCCGATGCGGGCGAGGCCGGCGCGGCAGCGAACCGTGTGGCGGCGGTCGCGCAGGCCTCGCTGACGGTTTCGGTCGAAACGGTGCGCAAGGATGAAATCGCCGCGGCGATCACCGCCACCGGCACGGCCCAGGCATGGCAGGAAGCCGCGATCGGCGCGCAGACCAGCGGCCTGCAACTGACCGAGGTCCTCGTTGCCGAAGGCGACCATGTCAGCAAGGGCGAGGTGATCGCGCGCCTCGACGATACGGTGCTGCGGGCCCAGCTTGCCGAGCAGAAGGCAGCCACCGAGCAGGCGCGCGCCACGCTGGAGGCGGCCGAGACGGCGGCGGCCCGTGCCAGGAAGCTCATCGCCAGCAATGCGATCAGCGCCGAGACGGCCGAGGAAAAAGCAACCACGGTCAAGACCAGCCAGGCGCAGCTCGCGCAGGCCGAGGCGGCGGCGGACAATATCGCCGCGCAACTCGCGCGCACAGAAATCCATGCTCCCTTCGACGGCACGGTTTCCACCAGGCCGGCGGTTGCCGGGTCCATCGTTCAATCCGGCACGGAACTGATGAGAATCGTGCGCGACGGCAAGGTCGAGGTCGCCGTGCAAGTGCCCGAGAAAAACCTGGCCTCGATCACGACCGGCCAGGCGGCGACCATCACCGACGCTTCCGGCAAGGTGTCTTCCGGCAAGGTCGGCTCGATCGCCGAGAATGTCGACGGCACCACAAGGCTGGGCACGGTCTATGTCGCGCCGCAGGACAATTCCGGGCTCAAGCCCGGCATGTTTGCCCGCGTCTCGATCGCCACGTCCACGGCGGAGGTGCTGAACGTTGCCGAAAGCGCCATGACCTGGCGCGACGGCAGACCGGGAGTCTTTGTCGTCGGCAAGGATGGCAAGGTCGCGGCGCGTAGCGTCGAGACCGGCAGCCACTGGGATGGCCGCGTCGCCATTGTGTCCGGGCTGAGCGAGGGCGAGAGCGTCGTCGTCTCTGGCGCCGGCCTGCTCAATGACGGCAATCTCGTTCGCGTTGCAGCGGGCGACAGCGACCAGGCCGTGTCGAGCGCGGAGACGGCGCGATGA